From Scytonema millei VB511283, the proteins below share one genomic window:
- a CDS encoding PstS family phosphate ABC transporter substrate-binding protein, which translates to MFEKSNRTPIKKNKDVVLLIKGLIIGKVLTLLVIGGLLWWLKPQLWSSATATNQTSENPVATPNGSTYDRMTGIPSGTFNYGGSAAWIPIRQVVDAQIQQARPELQLRYIQPPNGNLSSSVGIQMLLDGKLDFAHSSRPLTAAEKALAQKQGLTLAEMPIAVDGIAAVVHPSLQISGLTVEQLQQIYQGKITNWSQLGGENLPIVPYTRHPQDGSPAAIFSTSEQTFGTNVRSVKSTTAALRLVNQTPGAIYYASARAVVHQCGVKPLPLGENSDRFVPPYREPLSQPCPNQRHQPNLAAFADGSYPLTRNLYAIVKQDGGKAQQAGEAYTRLLLSDQGQQALRQAGFVQAAAATAQNKPAN; encoded by the coding sequence ATGTTTGAAAAATCTAATCGAACTCCAATCAAGAAAAACAAAGATGTCGTCCTGTTAATTAAAGGATTAATTATTGGCAAAGTTCTGACCTTGCTGGTTATTGGTGGTTTGTTGTGGTGGCTAAAACCTCAATTGTGGAGCAGCGCTACTGCTACAAATCAAACTTCAGAAAATCCAGTAGCAACACCAAACGGTTCTACCTACGATCGCATGACAGGTATACCATCGGGTACGTTTAACTATGGTGGTAGTGCTGCATGGATACCAATCCGTCAAGTGGTTGACGCTCAGATTCAGCAAGCACGTCCAGAACTTCAATTGCGCTATATCCAGCCGCCTAATGGTAATTTGAGTTCTAGTGTGGGAATACAGATGCTGCTCGACGGGAAGTTAGATTTTGCCCACTCCTCTCGTCCGCTAACAGCAGCAGAAAAAGCACTGGCACAAAAGCAAGGATTGACACTGGCAGAAATGCCAATTGCGGTAGATGGAATCGCCGCCGTCGTTCATCCCTCTTTGCAAATCTCTGGTTTAACCGTAGAACAGTTGCAGCAAATTTATCAAGGCAAAATTACCAACTGGAGTCAGTTAGGTGGGGAAAACTTGCCAATTGTTCCATACACTCGTCATCCTCAAGATGGCAGTCCCGCCGCGATCTTTTCTACATCAGAACAAACTTTTGGGACGAACGTACGTTCTGTCAAATCTACAACAGCTGCCTTGCGTCTAGTTAACCAGACTCCAGGTGCAATCTATTATGCTTCTGCCCGTGCGGTCGTGCATCAATGCGGAGTCAAACCACTTCCCTTGGGCGAGAATAGCGATCGCTTCGTTCCTCCCTATCGCGAACCGCTATCCCAGCCTTGCCCTAATCAGCGCCATCAACCAAACTTAGCAGCTTTTGCCGATGGCAGCTATCCTTTAACTCGTAATTTATACGCGATCGTCAAGCAAGATGGAGGTAAAGCACAACAAGCAGGAGAAGCTTACACCAGACTCCTACTTTCCGACCAAGGACAACAAGCCCTCAGACAAGCTGGTTTCGTGCAAGCAGCAGCTGCCACCGCACAAAACAAACCAGCTAACTAA
- the recR gene encoding recombination mediator RecR, whose protein sequence is MTVYARPLARLIEQLQRLPGVGPKTAQRLALHILKRPEAEVEALAQALLEAKKQVGLCKVCFHLSAEPVCEICRNSNRDNNTICVVADSRDVIALEKTREYHGKYHVLGGVISPMDGIGPEQLTVQSLVQRVGQQQPKEVILAIGPSVEGETTTLYVGQLLKPFTKVTRIAFGLPVGGDLEYADEVTLARALEGRRELD, encoded by the coding sequence ATCACGGTTTACGCACGTCCTTTGGCTCGTTTGATCGAGCAGTTGCAGCGCTTGCCAGGAGTGGGTCCCAAGACCGCTCAGCGCCTTGCTTTACATATTTTGAAGCGTCCAGAAGCAGAAGTTGAAGCCTTAGCACAAGCTTTGTTAGAAGCAAAAAAACAAGTGGGTTTGTGCAAGGTATGCTTTCATCTCTCAGCGGAACCTGTTTGTGAGATCTGTCGTAACTCTAACCGAGATAACAACACAATTTGCGTTGTGGCTGACTCCCGCGACGTGATTGCTTTGGAAAAAACTAGGGAATATCACGGCAAGTATCACGTTTTGGGGGGGGTCATTTCACCGATGGATGGGATCGGACCCGAACAACTCACAGTTCAATCGCTGGTACAACGGGTGGGTCAACAACAACCCAAGGAAGTGATTTTAGCAATTGGTCCCAGCGTGGAAGGAGAGACGACAACGCTGTATGTCGGTCAACTCCTCAAACCATTCACCAAAGTGACGCGAATTGCCTTTGGTTTACCCGTGGGTGGCGATTTAGAATACGCTGACGAGGTGACGTTAGCAAGAGCTTTGGAAGGAAGGCGAGAACTGGATTAG
- a CDS encoding aspartate aminotransferase family protein, whose amino-acid sequence MELATTNLPSSDLDAFWMPFTANRQFKASPRLLVAAEGMYYTTADGRRIIDGTAGLWCVNAGHGRREIADAVQKQVMQLDFAPTFQMGHPAPFELATRLVELLPGDLNRVFFTNSGSESVDTALKIAIAYHRLKGQGARQRLIGRERGYHGVNFGGTAVGGTGANRKLFGNIVTGIDHLSHTHNLEHNAFTRGQPQWGEHLANELERLVTLHDASTIAAVIVEPVAGSTGVLLPPVGYLQKLRQICDKHDILLIFDEVITGFGRLGKPFAADYFGVIPDMITVAKGITNATVPMGAVFVREEIYQTFVQGIENGIELFHGYTYSGHPVACAASLATLDIYQKEGLLTRVSEIADYWEDAVHSLRGLPHVIDLRNLGLVGAIELESIPGKPGARGYETFVKCYQQGALVRAAGDNIALSPPLIIEKQHIDELFGVLTGVLKQLA is encoded by the coding sequence ATGGAATTAGCAACTACTAATCTTCCCAGCAGCGATTTAGATGCCTTTTGGATGCCGTTTACGGCTAATCGTCAGTTTAAGGCTAGTCCGCGTTTATTAGTGGCGGCTGAGGGGATGTATTACACCACAGCTGACGGACGGCGAATTATTGATGGTACGGCAGGGTTGTGGTGCGTTAATGCGGGTCACGGTCGCCGAGAAATTGCTGATGCGGTACAAAAACAGGTGATGCAGTTGGATTTTGCCCCGACGTTTCAAATGGGACATCCAGCACCGTTTGAATTGGCGACACGGTTGGTAGAACTGTTACCTGGAGACTTGAATCGCGTCTTTTTCACCAATTCTGGTTCGGAATCTGTCGATACAGCTTTGAAAATTGCGATCGCCTATCATCGGCTGAAGGGTCAAGGGGCGCGACAAAGACTTATCGGTAGGGAACGCGGCTATCACGGGGTAAATTTTGGCGGTACGGCGGTGGGAGGCACGGGAGCAAACCGCAAGTTATTCGGCAACATCGTAACTGGAATCGATCATTTATCCCACACCCATAATTTAGAACATAACGCCTTTACTCGCGGACAACCTCAGTGGGGAGAGCATCTAGCTAACGAGTTAGAGCGACTGGTAACGTTACACGATGCCTCAACAATTGCAGCTGTTATTGTGGAGCCAGTTGCCGGATCGACGGGGGTTTTACTGCCACCAGTCGGTTATTTACAAAAGTTACGCCAAATTTGCGACAAACACGACATTTTACTGATTTTTGACGAAGTGATTACGGGTTTTGGACGTTTGGGTAAGCCATTTGCTGCCGATTATTTTGGAGTCATACCGGACATGATTACGGTGGCGAAAGGAATTACCAACGCTACTGTGCCAATGGGAGCGGTATTCGTGCGCGAGGAAATCTACCAAACCTTTGTCCAGGGAATAGAAAACGGGATTGAACTTTTCCACGGCTACACCTACTCCGGTCATCCCGTTGCCTGTGCTGCGTCTCTGGCTACCTTGGATATTTATCAAAAAGAAGGATTGCTGACTCGCGTATCAGAAATTGCGGATTACTGGGAAGATGCCGTTCATAGTTTGCGTGGTTTACCCCATGTCATCGATTTACGTAATTTGGGATTAGTCGGAGCGATCGAATTAGAATCAATTCCAGGTAAGCCAGGGGCGAGGGGATACGAAACTTTTGTTAAATGCTATCAGCAAGGGGCATTAGTTAGAGCTGCGGGAGATAATATTGCCCTGTCACCGCCGCTAATTATTGAAAAGCAGCACATCGATGAATTGTTTGGCGTGTTGACAGGTGTGTTGAAGCAACTGGCGTGA
- a CDS encoding IS4 family transposase, with the protein MHQTIAKSHCQSQRQRKLPAHLVVCLVIAFSFWSKAAMREVLKNLVDGLSVQWTRLAQYWKVPNSASISEARAKLGCQVMRQLFEQVVRPLATAETPGAFLGGLRLMAVDGTLLDIPDSKANARVFGYPGTRFGHQAAFPKVRLVLLIEAGTHLITDALICPYRMGERRRALRLLRAIGTGMLLMWDRGLHSFAMVQATVARGGHYLGRVPANVKFEVEQVLSDGSYLSWIYPDRKSKKKGATRMQVRVIEYTIDNAQQPEQQQSYRLITSLLDRQQFPALLLAEQYHQRWQVETTIDEVKTHLLGRKVPIRSLKPREVVQEVYGLLLGHWAVRSLMVQAAQLEGISPLCLSFTGTLHVLRRAVAKFQVVSPDELPLFGVG; encoded by the coding sequence ATTCATCAGACAATCGCTAAGAGTCATTGCCAAAGTCAACGACAACGGAAACTGCCTGCTCACTTGGTCGTGTGCTTAGTCATCGCCTTCAGCTTTTGGTCGAAAGCAGCGATGCGAGAGGTGCTCAAGAACTTGGTGGATGGGCTCAGTGTGCAATGGACACGCTTAGCGCAGTATTGGAAAGTGCCCAACAGTGCCTCAATCAGTGAGGCACGAGCCAAGTTGGGATGCCAGGTGATGCGGCAGTTATTTGAGCAAGTGGTGCGACCGTTAGCCACAGCAGAAACACCTGGGGCATTTCTAGGCGGGTTGCGATTGATGGCAGTGGATGGCACATTGCTGGATATCCCAGACAGCAAAGCCAATGCACGGGTGTTTGGCTATCCCGGAACTCGCTTTGGTCATCAGGCGGCATTTCCCAAAGTGCGACTGGTACTGTTAATTGAAGCAGGAACGCATTTGATTACTGATGCGCTTATCTGCCCGTATCGCATGGGGGAACGACGACGGGCACTGCGACTGCTGCGAGCGATTGGCACAGGAATGCTGCTGATGTGGGACCGAGGACTGCATTCGTTTGCAATGGTGCAAGCAACCGTGGCACGGGGAGGACATTACTTGGGACGAGTGCCTGCCAATGTCAAGTTTGAAGTCGAGCAAGTGCTCTCGGATGGCTCCTATCTCAGTTGGATTTATCCAGACCGGAAATCAAAGAAAAAAGGAGCAACCCGAATGCAAGTGCGGGTGATTGAGTACACCATTGACAATGCCCAACAACCTGAACAGCAACAAAGTTACCGACTGATTACCAGCTTGCTCGACCGGCAACAGTTTCCTGCCCTGTTGTTAGCCGAGCAATATCATCAACGGTGGCAAGTGGAAACGACGATAGATGAAGTCAAAACGCATTTACTTGGACGCAAGGTGCCGATTCGTTCGCTCAAGCCCCGTGAGGTGGTGCAGGAGGTTTACGGGTTATTGCTCGGGCATTGGGCAGTGCGTTCGTTAATGGTGCAAGCGGCACAACTAGAAGGTATCTCACCGTTGTGCTTGAGCTTTACTGGCACGTTGCACGTTTTGCGTCGAGCCGTAGCTAAATTTCAAGTGGTCTCCCCTGATGAACTTCCCCTTTTTGGAGTTGGTTGA
- a CDS encoding Rpn family recombination-promoting nuclease/putative transposase: MRRDSIFYKLFQQSPTLLFELLTNPPANAEAYRFDSVAVKEPKFEIDGVFLPPENQTSGVVYFCEVQFQKDEQLYERVIAESSLYFYRNRGRFSDWQAVIIYPSRSLEQSEIYPHRSFLNGGQVHQIYLDELGDIRSLPVWVALMVLTTLEENRATEEARYLLARSQQQAPQTDDRAIIDLLTTIMVYKFEDKSQREVEEMLGITLQETRVYREISEEGEQRGRRAEGQSLVLRLLTRRVGELPQEVRQRIESLPLEQLENLGEALLDFTSMADLQAWLEAIANN; the protein is encoded by the coding sequence ATGCGACGTGATTCGATTTTTTATAAACTCTTTCAACAATCTCCTACTTTATTATTTGAACTGTTGACAAATCCGCCAGCAAATGCAGAGGCATATCGGTTTGACTCAGTAGCTGTCAAAGAGCCAAAATTTGAAATTGATGGGGTGTTTTTACCACCAGAAAATCAAACTTCAGGTGTAGTGTATTTCTGTGAGGTACAGTTCCAGAAAGACGAACAGCTTTATGAAAGAGTAATTGCCGAATCTTCATTATATTTTTACCGCAACCGTGGCAGATTTAGCGATTGGCAAGCTGTAATCATTTACCCATCTCGTAGCCTTGAACAAAGCGAGATTTATCCCCATCGCTCGTTCCTTAATGGTGGGCAAGTACATCAGATATATTTGGATGAGTTGGGAGATATTCGCTCCTTACCTGTATGGGTGGCGTTGATGGTATTGACTACCTTGGAGGAAAATCGCGCCACCGAGGAAGCCAGGTATTTGCTTGCCAGGAGTCAACAACAAGCACCTCAAACCGATGATCGCGCCATAATAGATTTACTGACGACGATAATGGTGTACAAGTTTGAAGATAAGAGCCAACGGGAGGTAGAAGAGATGCTAGGTATTACACTCCAAGAAACACGAGTTTACCGAGAAATTAGCGAAGAAGGAGAACAAAGAGGACGGAGAGCAGAAGGACAATCGCTCGTTTTGCGCCTATTAACCCGTCGGGTGGGAGAATTACCACAAGAAGTTCGTCAGCGCATCGAATCTCTTCCCCTGGAACAATTGGAGAATTTGGGGGAAGCGTTGCTTGATTTTACCAGCATGGCTGATTTGCAGGCTTGGTTAGAAGCGATCGCCAATAATTAG
- a CDS encoding ABC transporter substrate-binding protein has translation MYRSIKPFLLMALSFILVIACHQHVIQKSDILTRDLEGSAKCRIVQHDLGETCILIRPRRIIVLDEYTLLDPVLALGIKPVGFTPCFICISPNTRKFVADTPSVGDIASPSLEKILSLKPDLILGLKWQENFYPLLSKIAPTVMIDPETRGFKKALTYLAEILDRSDRVERILAEYNRQIQKFRQKLGKKLKTKTVSIIYLPSSGTFVVHRPEFTVYGQVMSDAGIQFIPAYKDLKNDGYNTLSIETLSDWDADFLFILANYERDSKNLKSLSFLKEPIWSTLKAVQNKQVYGVSWDVSGPITANQFIDDLYEYFINKN, from the coding sequence ATGTATCGTTCGATCAAGCCATTTTTACTAATGGCTTTATCCTTTATTTTGGTTATAGCTTGTCACCAACATGTCATCCAAAAATCTGATATCTTAACTAGAGATTTAGAAGGTTCTGCTAAATGTCGAATCGTCCAACACGATCTTGGGGAAACTTGTATTCTTATTCGCCCACGAAGAATTATTGTACTAGATGAATATACTCTTCTCGATCCTGTATTGGCGCTAGGCATCAAGCCAGTTGGCTTTACTCCTTGTTTTATCTGCATATCTCCGAATACCCGTAAATTTGTTGCAGATACTCCTAGCGTGGGTGATATTGCAAGCCCCTCATTGGAGAAAATTTTAAGTCTGAAGCCCGATCTGATTTTAGGACTGAAATGGCAAGAAAATTTCTATCCTCTACTGTCTAAGATTGCGCCTACAGTAATGATAGATCCTGAAACTAGGGGATTTAAGAAAGCACTAACATACTTAGCAGAAATTCTGGATAGAAGCGATCGAGTCGAGAGAATTTTAGCTGAGTATAATAGGCAAATTCAAAAATTTCGGCAAAAGTTAGGCAAAAAACTGAAAACTAAGACAGTATCTATAATTTACCTTCCTAGTTCTGGAACATTTGTTGTTCATAGACCGGAATTTACTGTTTATGGTCAAGTTATGAGCGATGCAGGGATACAATTTATTCCTGCTTATAAGGATCTAAAGAATGATGGTTACAACACATTAAGCATTGAAACCTTGTCTGACTGGGATGCTGATTTTTTGTTTATTTTAGCGAATTATGAAAGAGACTCTAAAAACCTCAAATCATTATCGTTCTTGAAAGAACCGATCTGGTCAACATTGAAAGCTGTGCAGAATAAACAAGTCTATGGAGTGAGTTGGGATGTATCAGGTCCAATTACGGCTAATCAATTTATTGATGACCTCTATGAGTATTTCATCAACAAGAATTGA
- a CDS encoding TonB-dependent siderophore receptor, producing the protein MDGSPTAVTIFHPIENRYQVVPQEVLRDRNVRNINEAVETVSGVLDAGDGGIFRIFRGFSTTATSQLRNGYRIGDSYSLIPDEPTVAIEQVEVLKGPSSVLFGALEPGGVINTITKKPLREPYYRLGFEAGNRGFYQPSIDLSGPLTADRNALYRFIAAYNGSDGYFEGGGKNNTLIAPSMTLNLGDQTSLDLYYEYSKYAGDLYGGLFTAALSDGSLLPRGVNVWGNPDLTYDDRQSHKYGFELKHNFNDNLQLRSAFSVNNFSVPEQRFAVPIEIVDDRFVEFLFLDRTGSNDVYFGQIDLVGKFNTGSISHQLLVGFDYERAFEKGESFTSQTPLPPLNLLNPNYNVARPTDLIRDGKTEWLTQSYGVYLQDQIAFTDNLKLLLGGRYDWASDAYENLINDTDEPEQNDGAFSPRIGLVYQPSDIVSLYASYSRSFLQTTAFNPRQAFKPTRGTQYEVGIKTDFLDRRLSATLAAYHLTKTNVTTTDPVNPTFSIQTGEQRSQGIELDVTGEILPGWKAIASYAYTDAEITKDNTFTVGNRRNNVPYNQASLWTTYEIQQGNLQGLGFGLGLFYVGERQGDLDNSFTLDDYLRTDAALYYRRDEFRAAINIRNLFDTDYASFSDSRTYVQRGAPFTITGSVNWEF; encoded by the coding sequence TTGGATGGTTCACCCACTGCTGTTACTATATTCCATCCAATTGAGAACCGCTATCAAGTTGTACCGCAGGAGGTGTTGCGCGATCGCAATGTCAGAAACATCAATGAGGCAGTGGAAACCGTTAGTGGTGTTCTTGACGCTGGGGATGGTGGAATCTTCAGAATCTTCAGAGGATTTTCAACAACTGCAACATCGCAATTGCGAAATGGCTATCGAATAGGAGATAGCTATTCGCTTATTCCAGACGAACCTACTGTGGCGATCGAGCAAGTGGAAGTACTGAAGGGACCAAGCTCCGTCTTGTTTGGGGCTTTAGAACCTGGTGGAGTCATCAACACTATCACCAAAAAGCCTCTGCGGGAGCCTTATTACAGGCTCGGTTTTGAAGCAGGTAATCGGGGATTTTATCAGCCAAGCATTGATTTATCGGGTCCACTGACTGCCGATCGAAATGCTCTCTATCGATTCATTGCTGCTTATAATGGTTCGGATGGTTATTTTGAAGGTGGCGGCAAGAACAATACGTTAATCGCACCTTCAATGACCTTGAATTTGGGCGATCAAACAAGCCTAGATTTATACTATGAATACAGTAAATACGCCGGAGATCTGTATGGTGGTCTCTTCACGGCGGCACTCAGTGATGGTAGTCTTCTACCTAGAGGCGTTAATGTCTGGGGTAATCCAGATCTGACCTATGACGACAGGCAAAGTCATAAGTATGGCTTCGAGCTTAAGCATAACTTTAACGACAACTTGCAGCTTCGCAGCGCTTTTTCTGTCAACAACTTTAGCGTTCCAGAGCAAAGATTTGCCGTTCCCATTGAGATCGTGGACGATCGTTTTGTAGAGTTTTTATTCCTCGATCGTACCGGTTCAAATGACGTTTATTTTGGACAGATCGACTTAGTTGGAAAGTTCAACACAGGTTCAATCTCACACCAACTTTTAGTGGGCTTCGATTATGAGCGTGCCTTTGAAAAGGGGGAATCTTTTACCAGTCAAACACCGCTACCTCCTCTAAATTTGCTTAACCCAAACTACAATGTTGCAAGACCCACCGATTTGATCCGAGATGGTAAGACCGAGTGGCTGACTCAATCTTACGGGGTCTACCTTCAGGATCAGATTGCTTTTACTGATAACTTGAAGCTACTGCTCGGCGGTCGCTATGATTGGGCATCCGATGCATATGAAAATCTCATTAATGACACTGACGAGCCAGAGCAAAATGATGGTGCTTTCAGCCCGCGCATTGGGTTAGTGTATCAGCCCAGCGATATAGTTTCTCTCTATGCCAGCTATAGCCGCTCTTTTCTCCAGACCACAGCATTCAATCCACGTCAGGCATTTAAACCAACTAGAGGGACTCAGTATGAAGTTGGGATTAAAACAGACTTTCTAGATAGAAGGCTTTCAGCAACCTTAGCCGCCTATCACCTTACGAAAACCAATGTGACCACAACCGATCCAGTTAACCCAACATTTTCGATTCAAACTGGGGAGCAACGGAGTCAAGGGATTGAACTAGATGTTACAGGTGAGATTTTACCTGGATGGAAGGCGATCGCTTCGTACGCTTACACGGATGCAGAAATCACCAAAGATAACACCTTTACGGTTGGCAATCGACGCAATAATGTACCCTATAATCAAGCCAGCCTGTGGACAACCTATGAGATCCAGCAGGGCAATCTCCAAGGTTTAGGATTTGGATTGGGTTTGTTTTATGTGGGAGAGAGACAAGGCGATTTAGATAACTCCTTTACATTAGATGATTACTTGCGTACCGATGCGGCACTTTACTATCGTCGAGATGAATTTAGAGCAGCAATTAATATTCGTAATTTATTTGATACAGACTATGCTAGCTTCTCAGATAGCAGAACTTATGTCCAAAGAGGTGCGCCTTTTACAATCACAGGCTCGGTCAACTGGGAGTTTTAA
- a CDS encoding IS630 family transposase yields MKAYSNDFRAKIVETHLKEKTSIVKTAQRFNVSYSFVWKLLRRYEQTGEVQPRPHGGGQSPKLTREQVEQVEQLVEAKNDATLEELSHQLYEQIGIRISRATMGRIVQKLQLTRKKKSLHASEAKSERVQKLRVEYWTTIGEVKLADLIFIDESGVNLAMTRRYARAKKGQRAYGECPIQRGQNVTMIGALSLKGFLAPLTFAGWTDTTTFKFYVNQVLVPQLWSGACVVMDNLPAHKVAAIREAIEAAGARLVYLSPSSPDFNPIENCWSKVKEYLRSFAARTYSELDEAMTKAIATITLQDIIGWFTHCCYYIPSN; encoded by the coding sequence ATGAAGGCATACTCAAATGACTTTCGCGCCAAAATTGTCGAGACTCATTTAAAGGAAAAAACCTCAATTGTCAAAACAGCTCAACGTTTCAATGTGAGTTATAGCTTTGTCTGGAAACTGTTGAGGCGTTACGAGCAAACAGGAGAAGTACAGCCACGTCCGCATGGAGGTGGGCAATCGCCAAAGCTTACAAGAGAACAAGTTGAACAAGTGGAGCAGTTAGTCGAAGCCAAAAACGATGCCACTTTAGAGGAATTATCTCACCAACTTTACGAACAAATTGGCATCAGAATCAGTCGAGCCACAATGGGGCGAATTGTCCAGAAACTACAATTGACCAGAAAAAAAAAGTCCCTCCATGCCAGTGAAGCCAAAAGTGAGCGAGTTCAGAAGTTGAGAGTGGAATATTGGACAACTATTGGGGAAGTTAAACTGGCTGACTTGATTTTTATTGATGAGTCTGGGGTGAATTTAGCGATGACACGTCGTTATGCTAGAGCAAAAAAGGGACAACGGGCTTATGGTGAGTGCCCTATTCAGCGAGGGCAAAATGTGACTATGATTGGTGCACTATCTTTGAAGGGCTTCCTTGCTCCTCTGACGTTTGCTGGTTGGACTGATACGACCACCTTCAAATTTTACGTCAACCAGGTTTTAGTCCCCCAACTCTGGTCAGGAGCTTGTGTAGTGATGGATAATTTGCCAGCTCATAAAGTTGCTGCAATTCGAGAAGCAATCGAAGCAGCTGGAGCCAGATTAGTTTACCTTTCTCCCTCTTCTCCTGACTTTAACCCGATTGAAAATTGCTGGTCTAAAGTGAAAGAATATTTGCGCTCTTTCGCAGCTCGAACTTATTCTGAACTCGACGAAGCTATGACAAAAGCAATCGCTACTATTACCTTGCAAGATATTATTGGATGGTTCACCCACTGCTGTTACTATATTCCATCCAATTGA
- a CDS encoding AMIN domain-containing protein, with translation MILRLSVRLLLAIVVAGSAIAVLLGTPAKGEEVGENNREVNNNIPQLSEVELPATSDRMLVQSPTNPPATPGEIVSITGVQVNPTDKGVEIILQTTQGKVLQPVTLVLGRSYIANIPNAVLALPQGREFRQDNPASGITRVAVTQATANSIRVVVTGETALPQVQLYDSPGEGLIFSFTPGTSTAQPTVEDEQREIVVTGEQDEGYNPSSATTATRTDTPLRDIPQSIHSSSQLSEIK, from the coding sequence ATGATCCTACGGTTGTCGGTGCGGTTACTGTTGGCGATCGTAGTGGCAGGTAGTGCGATCGCTGTTTTGCTCGGCACTCCGGCAAAAGGCGAGGAGGTAGGGGAGAATAATCGAGAAGTCAACAATAATATTCCTCAACTGAGTGAAGTCGAGCTTCCGGCGACAAGCGATCGAATGTTGGTACAGTCGCCAACCAACCCACCTGCAACACCAGGGGAAATTGTATCAATTACGGGAGTTCAGGTAAATCCCACTGATAAAGGTGTGGAGATAATTTTACAAACCACTCAAGGAAAGGTGCTTCAGCCTGTAACTCTAGTTTTGGGTAGATCGTATATTGCGAATATTCCCAACGCCGTGCTAGCTCTACCCCAAGGGAGAGAGTTTCGTCAAGATAACCCTGCAAGCGGAATTACTCGCGTGGCTGTGACTCAGGCTACTGCTAATAGTATTCGAGTGGTGGTGACAGGGGAAACAGCTTTGCCGCAAGTGCAGTTGTATGATTCTCCAGGTGAAGGGTTGATTTTTAGCTTCACGCCAGGTACATCCACCGCTCAACCCACAGTTGAAGATGAGCAGAGGGAAATTGTGGTGACAGGGGAGCAGGATGAGGGCTACAACCCATCTAGCGCAACCACAGCAACGCGCACGGATACACCGTTACGGGATATTCCTCAATCAATTCATAGCAGTTCTCAATTGAGTGAGATAAAGTAA